TGGATACTTCTTTGAATTCGGTCTCCACACTGGCAACCCAACTCCCAGATCCCTTTACCCTCTAAACCAGAGTTGAATCTGCACTTGTGGGGTCACTCATTCAGGGGCCTCCGAGGGATCCCCTGGGCTGGGACTGGGGCTTCCCAGATGCCCCAGGTGCAGACAaggccctcaaggagctcacagtagGGAGGGGTCAACAGTCAAAGCGATTCCTAAGCCATGCAAACGGCCCGGTAACAGAGCAGAGGCCAGCTGGTCCTTCCTGTTGCGAGAGTGGGTGTCTCAACAGAAGCACCAGCAGGCCCTATGGGGTAAAGCCCTAGTGAGCAACATCTGAACTTCATAAACAAATGCAAACGTGAATGAGCTTTAAATGGCTTGGAGTTCTGGATTAGACTACCCCTGCCACTGCGCCTCAGGAAAATTCTTTAACATCTCTGTACCGGATAgcctcattttattattatgctgCTGATAACCATGATCTAAAACATGGACTGTGATTCTTTACTTCCATTGCATGGACCAGGAATCTGGAGCTCAGAGAACTTAGAAGATTTGCGCCAAGTCACATGGCTTTTATATGGATGACAACTGAAGTGTTTGACTCattattatttggagataatAACAGAAACAACGTCATAGAGGTCTTCTTATGGATTAAATTAATTCATCCATGTGAACTGCTTAAAGTAGTATCTGGCATcactatgaaaacaaaagaagtattAAGGATGACAACTCTTAGTATTATCAAGCCGTCGATGCTAACATCAGGTGTTGTGATAGACATGGGGAGAAGGAGGCAATGAGGGCATTTTTGATATTCCCCCACTCTTACCTGTATTCACATCCGTGGAGAGACAAAGGTTCTCTGGTCCTTTAGATTTGAGAGATACTCACCTTTGGGAAGATTCTCTGGAACCTGCCGAAAGTCGTCTGAGGACGTTCAACTGAAAGAGAATACATCAGAATTTTAATTTGTTGGGAAAGATTTCCAAACTCTAGAGAGACTTCTGTTGCATCAGGGCATTCTGCAGCAGAGGGTTATGAGTCCACTCATTGTTGAGGAGTTATTTGAGATTTGCTTCTGAATTACGTTTAGTAATGGTTGGTTCACTTATCTGTGGCATCAGTTCAGAATTTTCCATCTCATAGTTTATCAAATGGGGGTTAAACCCCATCACAGTCTCATCTTATTCCATTACATATCTTTCACTTTCTCCCagataattaaaatgatttgttGGGAAACTGAACTGTATCCACTCAAGATGTGCAACAACTAAAAATCACTGTACACTTCAAATGGGTGAAGTGTACATACCATAAGTACGTCAATTAAGCTGTTAAATGTGTGATGAACCGTGCATGATTTAGTCCAGTGgctctgaaatattttcagtataaaGACACTCCTTTAAAGTCAAAAGCTTGGCAGATACTCAAGCACTGGATTTTCAGACCTCTTGTAGTGATTGTGGGAGATTGTAGAATCTGGCCTGTTTGTTGGGAAGTAATAGGTCTATTGGAGACAGTTTGGACATTCTGACCTTGTCTTATGATTGCATTGTCAGAGCAGAAGAGCAAGTAAACACATATGTCCCCTTTATATTCCTGAAATGCACAAAGCTCTCTACGCAAGAACCTGTCTTTTTTTTCACATACTGTTATCTCCGCTCACTGACAAGTGGGAAAGCTCTCTGGGTTGGATGAGGGATCACTCTTTCAAACTCACTTCCAAGCTCATCACGGAGAATTGGGGTTGTTTGGGAATGAGAAGACTATTTggttttaataaaatacagagaaacagcGATCTTTATTATGTCATGTGTTCATCACCCTCTCTCTTAAGATATTTACCCAGTATCTATATGCTGTTAATGAAACAAACTCTGGAAGTTTTTGGCGGATCTacacttttaacattttctttttgtttttcacttttaacattttcttaactgTCCTTTGATTCATTAACAGTGTTTAGCAAGAACAACAagtcctttaaaaaagaaatatttcaaacacacagaaaagtatGGGGAATAATATTGAGTTCAGTCGCATCTCAACATTACCCATGACTATGTTAggactgatttatttattcagaatatTAGAAACACTGTAaacgggctgggtgcagtagctcacacctgtgatcccagcactttgggaggctgaggcgggtggatcacctgaggtcaggagtttgagaccagcctggccaacatggtgaaaccccgtctctactaaaaatacaaaaattaggtgggcatggtggcgggcgcctgtaatcccatctactcaggaggctgaggcaggagaatcgcttgaacccaggaggcagaggttgtagtgggctgagactgtgccgctgcactccagcctgggcaacaagagcaaatctccagttcaaaacaaaaacaaaaacaaaacaaaacacactatCAACAAGTCACGGCTGAAGCTGTCTGTGCAGCACTCACCAATCCCTGCCCCCCTCCTTCTCCATTTACAGCCAGTCCCCTCAATTTGATGGCTTTTTATTCACATTCATGTTTTCATGCATTTACCATTTACTTATTAtccataaaaatacatattattgttttgcatgttttagaattttatgaATGGCCTCTGTAGTTAACTTTCTGTATGCAATTTTGTTTTCACTCAGCCCTGCTGTGTATGAGGGAACAAATGTCTGAGGATCTTTCCCAGGTAGCTGAGCTGAAGAGCAACTGGGCTTGAGGAGACCCTTTCTAGCCCCTTCCCATCTACTCACCCTGATTCCCGCAGTTACGGTCATTATCAGAATCATTCCCCTGGAAGTCTGTGGCCTGTTTATTACGCATGAAAGGTGGGAGGGTGACAttgaaacctagaaagaagcaaaATGTTTATTCCTTAAGGGACAAACTTAGatccggcacggtggctcatgtctgtcataccagcgctttgggaggctgaggcgggaggattgcttgaggccaggagttcaagaagagcctgggtaacatagagagactcccatatctacaaaatataaaataaaattagttgggcatggtggcatgtgcctgtagcctcagctactccaTAAgctgggcaggaggattgcttgagcccaggagttcgaggctgcattgagctatgattgcactactgcactctcgCCCAGGTGACTGattcagagagagacagagagagagagagagagaagccgaAAGGAGGAAGGTAGGGTGGGAGATGTGCTGTGATGCCACAGAGACAGTTGGGCTCATCAGAACAGACGCCTATGGGAGAGAAACGTGCAGGATCTAGGTACGAGCTCCACTGTggccagcccctgccctcagccCTGATAGGATACGGAAGAGCAGAACACCCAGAAGCTGCCTTGTGATTTTTCCCTGCACAAAAGGAAAAGGTGGGGTACTTTCTGCAGCCTAAGAAGTAGCCTAGGCAGGAAAAGGGATGCTCATGTGTCCCCAGACTTGTCTGTTCCTAGAACTTTCTGTTACCTAGTTTAGTCATGGCCTCATACTTTCTCTTCATATGCACACAGCTGATTTTCTCCGAGTATTTCATCTTTTCCCACTCTTTCTTAGAGAAGTATTTGGCAATATCATCGAAGgcctaggaaaaaagaaagaaagaaattctggcaGTGACTCAGCTAGGCATGTCTGCCATTCAACTGGAGCTGCTTCCTGTGTGCTGGATCTGGGAAGTGGGGATGATAATCCGTCCTTGGTTGATGCCATGGCTAACTGAGACAACATGGGGACCTTCCCCAGCTTCTCCCCTGCCGCACAGTAGGGCTTTAATACTGCTGGCTGGCTCTCTTCCCACCTTGCAGAATGGAGTGAGAGTCACCAAATGTAGTGCACGGCCACAGACTTGTCTCCAGGGATGCTAGGTGATGACAGAGCGAGGGTGGGAGGCTCCCAAGGGTCCAGATCTCCCCGAGACCCTGCTCCTTGTCCCCAGTACCTCTGTCCTCCCCTCCTCAGAAACCTGGTCACCCTACTCTGTCCCCTGGACCACTGCTCTGTCCCCTCCAGGTCACCTCACCTTGCTTCTCTTCTCTGATGTTTTAGCATCATCCCTGGGTCTCTTTGCAAAGGCGTTGTCTCGATTCATGGCACTGGGAGCAGTCTGACCTGCAAGAGAAACAGCCTGAGTCTTTCCAGTCCTGTGGAGGGAGAAATCAGTGAAGGCCGGCCACACTCAGTCACCTGGAATCAGGTGCTGCATTTCTCCATCCAGGGCTTATCTGTCCCTGAGTAAGGACATGGGGAGAAGTCAGATGAAAACAGGGAGCTGGGGGGTCTCTGGGAGAAGTACTGATTGGGGATGACAGGTTTCCTATGGGCAAAACAGCCTTGAGTCTTTGGGAGGGGGTTAGCTAATGTTGTTAGTAGTTTCCCTGGAGCTAGGCTTACCCTGGAAGATGTACAGACCCTTGTTGGGGAGGCAGGGACGTAACTGTATAATTTTATTGAGTGGAGGCGTTCTGACACTCCCAATCAATACATGAAGGAAAGGAAGTGAGTCCCAGAGACAACATGGTCTCTTTGGTGATGGATTTGATCAGGCAGAGGGATGGGGGGTTCTGTTCTGTTGAAGACAAACGACCTTCGCTAATATGAACGGATTTAGAGGCTATTACCGggttatttgtaaattataagaAGGAAGAGCCCGCCATCCCTTAGAGAGAATGTGGGGCATTTCAGGTTGCAGCAAtcgaccaggcacggtggctcatgcctgtaatcccagcattttgggaggccgaggcgtgcNNNNNNNNNNNNNNNNNNNNNNNNNNNNNNNNNNNNNNNNNNNNNNNNNNNNNNNNNNNNNNNNNNNNNNNNNNNNNNNNNNNNNNNNNNNNNNNNNNNNNNNNNNNNNNNNNNNNNNNNNNNNNNNNNNNNNNNNNNNNNNNNNNNNNNNNNNNNNNNNNNNNNNNNNNNNNNNNNNNNNNNNNNNNNNNNNNNNNNNNNNNNNNNNNNNNNNNNNNNNNNNNNNNNNNNNNNNNNNNNNNNNNNNNNNNNNNNNNNNNNNNNNNNNNNNNNNNNNNNNNNNNNNNNNNNNNNNNNNNNNNNNNNNNNNNNNNNNNNNNNNNNNNNNNNNNNNNNNNNNNNNNNNNNNNNNNNNNNNNNNNNNNNNNNNNNNNNNNNNNNNNNNNNNNNNNNNNNNNNNNNNNNNNNNNNNNNNNNNNNNNNNNNNNNNNNNNNNNNNNNNNNNNNNNNNNNNNNNNNNNNNNNNNNNNNNNNNNNNNNNNNNNNNNNNNNNNNNNNNNNNNNNNNNNNNNNNNNNNNNNNNNNNNNNNNNNNNNNNNNNNNNNNNNNNNNNNNNNNNNNNNNNNNNNNNNNNNNNNNNNNNNNNNNNNNNNNNNNNNNNNNNNNNNNNNNNNNNNNN
The sequence above is drawn from the Theropithecus gelada isolate Dixy chromosome X, Tgel_1.0, whole genome shotgun sequence genome and encodes:
- the LOC112615883 gene encoding putative protein SSX6 isoform X4, producing the protein MNRDNAFAKRPRDDAKTSEKRSKAFDDIAKYFSKKEWEKMKYSEKISCVHMKRKYEAMTKLGFNVTLPPFMRNKQATDFQGNDSDNDRNCGNQVERPQTTFGRFQRIFPKDPKGGNMPGPTDCVRESSW
- the LOC112615883 gene encoding putative protein SSX6 isoform X3, producing the protein MNRDNAFAKRPRDDAKTSEKRSKAFDDIAKYFSKKEWEKMKYSEKISCVHMKRKYEAMTKLGFNVTLPPFMRNKQATDFQGNDSDNDRNCGNQVERPQTTFGRFQRIFPKIMLKKPAEEGNDSKGVPEASGPQNDGKQPCPPGKPSTSEKINKRSGPKRGKHAWTHRLRERKQLVIYEEISDPEEDDE
- the LOC112615883 gene encoding putative protein SSX6 isoform X2, producing MNRDNAFAKRPRDDAKTSEKRSKAFDDIAKYFSKKEWEKMKYSEKISCVHMKRKYEAMTKLGFNVTLPPFMRNKQATDFQGNDSDNDRNCGNQVERPQTTFGRFQRIFPKIMLKKPAEEGNDSKGVPEASGPQNDGKQPCPPGKPSTSEKINKRSGNREAQEKEERQGRAHPWSSQTTYNIGPKRGKHAWTHRLRERKQLVIYEEISDPEEDDE